The Deinococcota bacterium genome includes the window TCCAAAAACTCCCTACAATGACCTTTCAACCATGAACAAGATCTTGGAATATATGGCCTTGGGCAAACCTATCGTACAGTTTGATGTCATAGAAGGACGCCTCTCTGCCGAAGATGCCTCGCTTTATGCAAAGGCCGATGATGAGATTGATTTTGCCCACAAAATCCTCGAGCTGCTGGAAGATCCTCAACAAAGACAAAGAATGGGTGAACGAGGAAGAGCACGAATGGAAGAGATTTTAGAGTGGCGACATCAGAAATCCA containing:
- a CDS encoding glycosyltransferase, producing the protein LSQTLGLTEYIEFTGRIPDKELIERISSCDVCVNPDPKTPYNDLSTMNKILEYMALGKPIVQFDVIEGRLSAEDASLYAKADDEIDFAHKILELLEDPQQRQRMGERGRARMEEILEWRHQKSKLLQAYSRVIQVAGGKTPKGRNAAPIE